A single window of Colletes latitarsis isolate SP2378_abdomen chromosome 6, iyColLati1, whole genome shotgun sequence DNA harbors:
- the LOC143342642 gene encoding importin-4, translating into MSIEISYGRHRRHQQVRATVVDSRLLCSEVLLNTYFVININSIMEEILSKLLVADNTTVEQGTAELTEAIKKPESISTLCQLIVSSQKSQIRQYAAVLLRKRYEKGKHWLQLPQHIRSLFKTVILQALVNEPDKSVKNAIAQLIGLIVKHELPTNGWPEVLQFVQQLVTSESLSDKKLGTYTLSIMTEMAPDTYLPHAESLMSLLNQTLSSLEDLGNPVAYYVLRTLQNLVPLVQGNQMMVNAYHQMMPLVMTTIQFRIANNEDGVQCFELINELCENAVAVITPHVKLLVSMCLGIASNKSLDNALIVEAVDSIGLIARIKKKAILKHKLVEPIIDMLFNLMSTRSEDEDDEVYFTDDEDNTLVACAAQVLDVLALNLPPEKLIPQLLQYIEPSLQGTDIYAKKASYLAMAVLAERCSEYIRTKYLESFLRCTCQGITDSITVVRNAALFALGQFSEYLQPDISQYSSELLPVLLEYLGQICAHIKQEKKAPPSVDRMFYALEMFCENLNESLLPYLPTLMERLFEILNTDTPIHVRKLSLSAIGSAVLASKEHILPYFEKIISILDSYLMEKPTEETMYLQAQAIDTLGIIARTIDDKNFAPLAARYLNFGMKLLEETQDPDLKKSIYGLLASISTVMKKEMASALPEIIEHIILSIQSSEGIVAHYKEDETSLFPVYEDLSDSGNENDEEDIENTDNEEDDDDYDVTRYSVENAYIDEKIGAILALKEIAEHTEEEFLPYLQKSFEETFKLTNYPQEDIRKATIDGLLQFCINFSKIDSNEGKEALLKALSVFIPKLSELIRLDNERTVAIRGLDAYCELLKEIKTVVLIGEGHKDAIMNSVTDVMSGKTACQDEEDAEEVETEAEQDELLIECAGDVLSNFGDVIAPDDFALYFQAALPMLITRLKKNKSEAQRSFAVGTISECFSGLKHTVAAFVPQLLPTLLRLTNDPSAEVRNNAIYGIGELALHGKDAVYSHYPDILQVLSSLIAKETHAGARDNVVGAIARLIIANYSILPLDQVFPVFVNQLPLKEDFEENKAVFKSILVLYEAGHCILQPHMHMLLKVALRVLQKDTTTDYETISFVVEFIKSAKRDFPNEWNSVYTELPTEIGNIEYMLLQISI; encoded by the exons ATGAGCATTGAAATATCATATGGACGTCACCGACGACACCAACAGGTCAGAGCAACGGTGGTAGACAGCCGGCTACTTTGTTCGGAAGTACTATTAAATACATATTTTGTTATTAACATTAACTCGATAATGGAGGAAATACTATCGAAGTTACTTGTAGCTGATAACACAACGGTTGAACAG GGAACAGCTGAACTCACAGAGGCTATTAAAAAACCAGAGAGTATATCAACATTATGCCAACTTATAGTATCGTCACAAAAATCTCAG ATACGACAATATGCAGCTGTATTGCTTAGAAAACGTTATGAAAAAGGGAAACATTGGCTACAATTACCACAACATATACGCAGCCTATTTAAGACAGTAATATTGCag GCATTGGTCAATGAACCAGACAAATCTGTAAAAAATGCAATTGCACAGTTAATAGGTTTAATAGTCAAGCATGAATTGCCTACTAATGGTTGGCCAGAAGTTTTACAATTTGTTCAACAATTAGTTACTAGTGAAAGTTTATCTGATAAAAAG TTGGGAACCTATACTTTATCAATTATGACAGAAATGGCACCCGATACATACCTACCACATGCAGAGTCGCTGATGAGTCTCCTGAATCAAACTTTAAGTAGTTTAGAAGATTTAGGAAACCCAGTAGCATATTACGTTCTACGGACATTGCAAAACCTTGTCCCATTAGTTCAAGGCAATCAAATG ATGGTAAACGCTTATCATCAAATGATGCCACTAGTAATGACCACAATTCAATTTCGTATTGCTAACAATGAAGATGGTGTACAGTGCTTTGAACTAATAAATGAACTATGTGAAAATGCAGTTGCTGTGATAACACCTCATGTCAAACTTCTTGTCAGTATGTGCCTTGGTATTGCTAGTAATAAATCGTTGGATAATGCACTTATAGTTGAAGCTGTTGATTCCATTGGCTTGATAGCCAGAATAAAGAAGAAAGCCATATTAAAGCATAAACTTGTTGAACCCATTATAG ACATGTTGTTCAATCTTATGTCCACACGATCCGAGGACGAGGATGATGAAGTTTATTTTACCGATGATGAAGACAATACACTCGTAGCTTGTGCTGCGCAAGTTTTGGATGTACTTGCACTTAATTTACCTCCAGAGAAATTAATTCCTCAATTG ttgCAATACATAGAACCTAGTCTTCAGGGAACAGACATATACGCTAAAAAAGCATCGTATTTAGCAATGGCAGTGTTAGCGGAGCGTTGTTCGGAATACATCCGTACTAAATATCTTGAATCTTTCTTGCGTTGCACTTGTCAAGGGATTACAGATTCCATTACTGTAGTACGGAATGCTGCTCTTTTTGCCCTGGGACAATTTTCTGAATATTTACAACCAGACATTTCTCAATATTCTTCGGAATTATTGCCTGTGTTACTTGAGTATCTCGGTCAAATATGTGCTCATATTAAACAAGAGAAGAAAGCACCACCCTCAGTCGATCGTATGTTTTATGCATTGGAAATGTTTTGTGAAAATTTGAATGAAAGTCTTCTGCCATATCTACCGACTTTAATGGAGAGGCTTTTCGAAATTTTGAATACCGACACTCCGATTCACGTTAGAAAACTTTCATTGAGCGCTATTGGCTCGGCTGTTCTGGCCAGTAAAGAGCACATATTGCCATACTTTGAAAAGATCATTTCCATTCTTGATAGTTATCTTATGGAAAAACCAACGGAAGAAACTATGTATCTCCAAGCACAAGCTATTG ATACTCTTGGAATAATTGCAAGAACAATAGATGATAAAAATTTTGCACCTTTGGCTGCCAGGTATCTTAATTTTGGAATGAAattactagaagaaacccaagatcccgaTTTAAAAAAATCTATTTACGGACTGCTTGCCTCGATCAGTACCGTAATGAAAAAGGAAATGGCGAGTGCTTTGCCAGAAATTATCGAGCACATAATACTCAGCATACAAAGCTCAGAAGGCATAGTG GCTCACTATAAGGAAGATGAAACTTCTCTTTTTCCAGTGTACGAAGATCTTAGCGACAGTGGAAATGAAAATGACGAAGAAGATATTGAAAATACAGATAACGAAGAGGACGATGACGATTATGACGTGACGCGTTACAGTGTGGAAAATGCATACATCGATGAAAAGATAGGAGCAATTTTAGCCTTAAAGGAAATCGCCGAACATACaga AGAGGAATTCCTGCCATATCTTCAAAAGTCTTTTGAGGAAACTTTTAAATTAACGAATTATCCACAAGAAGACATTCGTAAAGCTACCATTGATGGTCTTTTACAgttttgtattaatttttccaaaattgaTAGTAATGAAGGAAAGGAAGCGCTACTGAAAGCTCTTTCTGTATTTATACCGAAATTATCAGAATTGATAAGACTAGATAACGAACGAACAGTAGCTATTAGAGGTTTGGATGCTTATTGCGAacttttaaaagaaattaagaCGGTTGTTCTTATTGGAGAAGGCCATAAAGATGCTATAATGAATTCTGTCACAGATGTTATGTCGG GTAAAACAGCGTGTCAGGACGAAGAAGATGCAGAAGAAGTGGAGACTGAAGCCGAACAAGATGAATTATTGATTGAATGTGCGGGTGATGTGTTATCTAATTTTGGAGATGTAATCGCTCCAGACGATTTTGCGCTTTACTTCCAAGCTGCATTGCCAATGCTTATAACAAGATTG aaaAAGAATAAGTCCGAAGCACAGAGATCGTTTGCGGTTGGTACAATTTCGGAGTGCTTCTCAGGACTTAAACATACAGTAGCAGCTTTCGTTCCTCAGCTTCTTCCAACATTATTGAGACTCACAAACGATCCTAGTGCCGAAGTTCGCAATAATGCGATTTATGGAATTGGTGAATTAGCTCTACATGGCAAAGATGCTGTTTATTC ACATTACCCTGATATTTTGCAAGTTTTGTCAAGTTTGATCGCTAAAGAGACTCATGCAGGAGCTCGCGATAATGTTGTCGGAGCAATTGCACGGCTCATTATTGCTAATTACTCCATTTTGCCTCTAGACCAAGTATTTCCAGTTTTTGTTAATCAATTGCCATTGAAAGAAGATTTCGAAGAAAATAAGGCAGTTTTTAAAAGTATATTAGTATTATATGAGGCTGGTCATTGCATTTTACAACCGCATATGCATATGTTGCTTAAGGTGGCACTCAGGGTATTACAAAAGGACACTACTACCGATTACG AGACGATCAGCTTTGTCGTGGAATTTATCAAATCTGCGAAACGAGATTTTCCAAATGAATGGAATTCTGTGTACACCGAACTTCCAACAGAAATTGGGAATATAGAATATATGCTTCTTCAGATCTCCATATAA